The following proteins come from a genomic window of Finegoldia magna ATCC 29328:
- a CDS encoding Ig-like domain-containing protein, giving the protein MNKKIQILKFIEQKRQKGSLRKPKYGTRKLTIGLVSCMLGFIVLVSPAQSQAAEANTKIEASEDELAKKPEKENKEELDNQDKKADEEAKKEAKKLEAAKADAKSKISIAYKKAEKPEKTLEDYMKAIDDANSEDAIQAIVSEVEALEPKSEKKNVDEKQDSTETPIDKNAKEEDESKSSEVKTEGTELEIDKKEPTDPVANPEGSQPTDDPNAEKPGDVDAEFNKTQIKATIKKNGLNGQAFNFEKVFDSETVEVELVNKETGKVVGTKTINSSTDEIVFDGTYDMDDVKNNKYQIRLKGKDTGLYHGNSESIVQGTGENGWSAGNFEIFQSRNKNVVVETTDDDTKNPTNNPSTEKTEGKLKLQPKEGELRGNKPIDIPETSDPTEIGPRERRSNKDVYDKGFDIEVEGTQEGYLVDKKNNEVYKPKVTVDENGIDPSKVEFTKKPLVSSDDKHANDEDRVKVEFDAGKYGKIEAGKTYYIIKNVEGDASHVVPPTVTPNKGWTHEGWDGPIQNKYTENTKHTATYKAIPAEGKDITTNINEMPSAESGIKNKDDLPEGTEYEWKQKPDVSKKGQSSGIITVKYPDGTSMDVTVNVTVNDNIPPTITAEDFTAVEGKEITPVPVTTDDENAKVKVENLPEGLTYNPETKQIEGTVPKAEDWGDKEEKTVKATVKAVDESGNESTKDITVTVQRDTDGDGIPDVDDDDDDNDGIKDEDDKNPKVADKLTLEATPKTQTVIEGQDIKDITAKVNKDGAVITNDQGLTVEGNTLKGKAPTVEWKDDKHETEDVTVTITATKGEGEKAETITETVTITVQRDTDGDGIPDVDDDDDDNDGIKDEDDKNPKVADKLTLEATPKTQTVIEGQDIKDITAKVNKDGAVITNDQGLTVEGNTLKGKAPTVEWKDDKHETEDVTVTITATKGEGEKAETITETVTITVQRDTDGDGIPDVDDDDDDNDGIKDEDDKNPKVADKLTLEATPKTQTVIEGQDIKDITAKVNKDGAVITNDQGLTVEGNTLKGKAPTVEWKDDKHETEDVTVTITATKGEGEKAETITETVTITVQRDTDGDGIPDVDDDDDDNDGIKDEDDKNPKVADKLTLEATPKTQTVIEGQDIKDITAKVNKDGAVITNDQGLTVEGNTLKGKAPTVEWKDDKHETEDVTVTITATKGEGEKAETITETVTITVQRDTDGDGIPDVDDDDDDNDGIKDEDDKNPKVADKLTLEATPKTQTVIEGQDIKDITAKVNKDGAVITNDQGLTVEGNTLKGKAPTVEWKDDKHETEDVTVTITATKGEGEKAETITETVTITVQRDTDGDGIPDVDDDDDDNDGIKDEDDKNPKVADKLTLEATPKTQTVIEGQDIKDITAKVNKDGAVITNDQGLTVEGNTLKGKAPTVEWKDDKHETEDVTVTITATKGEGEKAETITETVTITVQRDTDGDGIPDVDDDDDDNDGIKDEDDKNPKVADKLTLEATPKTQTVIEGQDIKDITAKVNKDGAVITNDQGLTVEGNTLKGKAPTVEWKDDKHETEDVTVTITATKGEGEKAETITETVTITVQRDTDGDGIPDVDDDDDDNDGIKDEDDKNPKVADKLTLEATPKTQTVIEGQDIKDITAKVNKDGAVITNDQGLTVEGNTLKGKAPTVEWKDDKHETEDVTVTITATKGEGEKAETITETVTITVQRDTDGDGIPDVDDDDDDNDGIKDEDDKNPKVADKLTLEATPKTQTVIEGQDIKDITAKVNKDGAVITNDQGLTVEGNTLKGKAPTVEWKDDKHETEDVTVTITATKGEGEKAETITETVTITVQRDTDGDGIPDVDDDDDDNDGIKDEDDKNPKVADKLTLEATPKTQTVIEGQDIKDITAKVNKDGAVITNDQGLTVEGNTLKGKAPTVEWKDDKHETEDVTVTITATKGEGEKAETITETVTITVQRDTDGDGIPDVDDDDDDNDGIKDEDDKNPKVADSKTPEVDQPTEGDDKITGKGEPGSKIVVTDDKGNKIGETEVNEKGEWEVEVPSDKPLKENDKITVEQTEKDKKPSTTDTTVKGKDQSEAPKVNQPTEGDDKITGTGKPGAKIVVKDKDGNIIGETTVGEDGKWEVKVPKDKPLNEGDKITVEQTEKGKKPNTAETTVKGKDQSEAPKVNQPTEGDDKITGTGKPGSKIVVTDDKGNKIGETEVNEKGEWEVKVPKDKPLNEGDKITVEQTEKGKKPNTAETTVKGKDQSEAPKVNQPTEGDDKITGTGKPGSKIVVTDDKGNKIGETEVNEKGEWEVEVPSDKPLNEGDKITVEQTEKGKKPSTTDTTVKGKDQSEAPKVNQPTEGDDKITGTGKPGSKIVVTDDKGNKIGETEVNEKGEWEVEVPSDKPLKENDKITVEQTEKGKKPNTAETTVKGKDDNGSETTPGGTTDPTNPTTPGDDNKPEDDQKPGDDNKPGDDQKPGDDNKPSDKTIADKVDPTIPEKTGVKDPKNLTDKEKEEVKKKIEDANKDKFPEGTKVEIGKDGTATITYPDGSKDTIKGSDLVEKISDAPTRPSRQDKPSKKLPKAGIESEAMMMAAAALSTLGGLYVSKKKKEDEE; this is encoded by the coding sequence ATGAATAAAAAAATCCAAATATTAAAGTTTATTGAGCAAAAAAGGCAAAAAGGCTCATTAAGAAAACCTAAATATGGTACGAGAAAATTAACTATTGGATTAGTTTCTTGTATGCTTGGTTTTATCGTATTAGTATCACCAGCGCAATCTCAAGCAGCAGAGGCAAACACTAAGATAGAAGCATCAGAAGATGAACTTGCGAAAAAACCTGAGAAAGAAAATAAAGAAGAATTAGACAATCAAGACAAAAAAGCTGATGAAGAAGCAAAAAAAGAAGCAAAAAAACTTGAAGCGGCTAAAGCAGACGCAAAGTCTAAAATTTCTATTGCCTATAAAAAAGCAGAAAAGCCAGAAAAAACACTTGAAGATTATATGAAGGCAATAGATGATGCTAATAGCGAAGATGCTATACAAGCGATAGTATCTGAAGTAGAAGCTCTTGAACCAAAATCTGAAAAAAAGAATGTAGATGAAAAACAAGACTCTACAGAAACTCCAATAGATAAAAATGCAAAAGAAGAAGATGAAAGCAAATCATCAGAAGTCAAAACAGAAGGAACAGAACTTGAAATAGATAAAAAAGAACCAACAGATCCAGTTGCCAATCCAGAAGGAAGTCAACCTACAGATGACCCAAACGCAGAAAAACCAGGTGATGTGGATGCAGAATTTAATAAAACTCAAATAAAGGCTACTATCAAGAAAAATGGTTTAAATGGACAAGCATTTAACTTTGAAAAAGTATTTGATAGTGAAACTGTTGAGGTTGAATTAGTTAATAAAGAAACTGGCAAGGTCGTAGGTACAAAGACTATCAACTCCAGCACTGATGAAATTGTCTTTGATGGTACTTATGATATGGACGATGTCAAGAATAATAAGTATCAGATCAGACTCAAAGGTAAAGATACAGGTCTTTATCATGGTAACTCTGAATCTATAGTTCAAGGTACAGGTGAAAATGGTTGGAGTGCTGGTAATTTTGAAATATTCCAATCAAGAAATAAGAATGTAGTTGTAGAAACAACAGACGATGATACCAAAAATCCTACAAACAATCCAAGCACTGAAAAAACTGAAGGTAAGCTTAAGCTTCAGCCAAAAGAAGGTGAACTAAGAGGTAACAAGCCAATAGACATCCCTGAGACTAGTGATCCAACAGAAATAGGTCCAAGAGAAAGAAGAAGTAATAAAGATGTCTATGATAAAGGCTTCGATATAGAAGTAGAAGGCACACAAGAAGGATACCTTGTAGACAAGAAAAACAACGAAGTCTATAAGCCTAAAGTAACAGTAGATGAAAACGGAATTGACCCAAGCAAGGTAGAATTCACCAAAAAACCTCTAGTAAGTAGTGATGATAAACACGCAAATGACGAAGATCGTGTAAAGGTAGAATTTGATGCTGGTAAATACGGAAAAATAGAAGCAGGCAAGACCTACTACATTATCAAAAATGTAGAAGGAGATGCTAGCCACGTAGTTCCACCAACAGTTACTCCAAACAAAGGCTGGACACACGAAGGCTGGGATGGTCCAATCCAAAATAAATACACCGAAAACACTAAACACACGGCAACATATAAAGCTATCCCAGCAGAAGGTAAAGATATAACAACAAATATCAACGAAATGCCTTCAGCAGAAAGTGGAATAAAAAATAAAGATGACTTGCCAGAAGGTACAGAGTATGAATGGAAACAAAAACCAGATGTAAGCAAAAAAGGACAATCATCTGGAATAATAACTGTAAAATATCCAGACGGAACTAGTATGGATGTGACAGTGAATGTTACAGTCAATGACAACATACCTCCAACAATCACAGCAGAAGATTTTACTGCAGTAGAAGGTAAAGAAATCACACCAGTACCAGTAACAACTGATGATGAAAATGCAAAAGTAAAAGTAGAAAATCTACCAGAAGGCTTAACATACAATCCAGAAACAAAACAAATTGAAGGAACAGTACCAAAAGCAGAAGACTGGGGAGACAAAGAAGAAAAAACTGTAAAAGCAACAGTAAAAGCAGTTGATGAATCAGGCAACGAATCAACAAAAGACATCACAGTTACAGTTCAAAGAGACACAGACGGTGACGGCATCCCAGACGTTGACGATGACGACGATGATAATGACGGCATCAAAGACGAAGATGATAAAAATCCAAAAGTAGCCGACAAACTAACATTAGAAGCAACACCAAAAACTCAAACTGTGATAGAAGGCCAAGACATCAAAGATATTACAGCAAAAGTTAACAAAGACGGCGCAGTAATCACAAACGATCAAGGTCTAACTGTAGAAGGCAATACCCTAAAAGGTAAAGCACCAACAGTCGAATGGAAAGACGATAAACACGAAACTGAAGATGTAACAGTAACAATCACAGCAACCAAAGGTGAAGGTGAAAAAGCTGAAACAATTACAGAGACAGTAACAATTACAGTTCAAAGAGACACAGACGGTGACGGCATCCCAGACGTTGACGATGACGACGATGATAATGACGGCATCAAAGACGAAGATGATAAAAATCCAAAAGTAGCCGACAAACTAACATTAGAAGCAACACCAAAAACTCAAACTGTGATAGAAGGCCAAGACATCAAAGATATTACAGCAAAAGTTAACAAAGACGGCGCAGTAATCACAAACGATCAAGGTCTAACTGTAGAAGGCAATACCCTAAAAGGTAAAGCACCAACAGTCGAATGGAAAGACGATAAACACGAAACTGAAGATGTAACAGTAACAATCACAGCAACCAAAGGTGAAGGTGAAAAAGCTGAAACAATTACAGAGACAGTAACAATTACAGTTCAAAGAGACACAGACGGTGACGGCATCCCAGACGTTGACGATGACGACGATGATAATGACGGCATCAAAGACGAAGATGATAAAAATCCAAAAGTAGCCGACAAACTAACATTAGAAGCAACACCAAAAACTCAAACTGTGATAGAAGGCCAAGACATCAAAGATATTACAGCAAAAGTTAACAAAGACGGTGCAGTAATCACAAATGACCAAGGTCTAACTGTAGAAGGCAATACCCTAAAAGGTAAAGCACCAACAGTCGAATGGAAAGACGATAAACACGAAACTGAAGATGTAACAGTAACAATCACAGCAACCAAAGGTGAAGGTGAAAAAGCTGAAACAATTACAGAGACAGTAACAATTACAGTTCAAAGAGACACAGACGGTGACGGCATCCCAGACGTTGACGATGACGACGATGATAATGACGGCATCAAAGACGAAGATGATAAAAATCCAAAAGTAGCCGACAAACTAACATTAGAAGCAACACCAAAAACTCAAACTGTGATAGAAGGCCAAGACATCAAAGATATTACAGCAAAAGTTAACAAAGACGGCGCAGTAATCACAAACGATCAAGGTCTAACTGTAGAAGGCAATACCCTAAAAGGTAAAGCACCAACAGTCGAATGGAAAGACGATAAACACGAAACTGAAGATGTAACAGTAACAATCACAGCAACCAAAGGTGAAGGTGAAAAAGCTGAAACAATTACAGAGACAGTAACAATTACAGTTCAAAGAGACACAGACGGTGACGGCATCCCAGACGTTGACGATGACGACGATGATAATGACGGCATCAAAGACGAAGATGATAAAAATCCAAAAGTAGCCGACAAACTAACATTAGAAGCAACACCAAAAACTCAAACTGTGATAGAAGGCCAAGACATCAAAGATATTACAGCAAAAGTTAACAAAGACGGTGCAGTAATCACAAATGACCAAGGTCTAACTGTAGAAGGCAATACCCTAAAAGGTAAAGCACCAACAGTCGAATGGAAAGACGATAAACACGAAACTGAAGATGTAACAGTAACAATCACAGCAACCAAAGGTGAAGGTGAAAAAGCTGAAACAATTACAGAGACAGTAACAATTACAGTTCAAAGAGACACAGACGGTGACGGCATCCCAGACGTTGACGATGACGACGATGATAATGACGGCATCAAAGACGAAGATGATAAAAATCCAAAAGTAGCCGACAAACTAACATTAGAAGCAACACCAAAAACTCAAACTGTGATAGAAGGCCAAGACATCAAAGATATTACAGCAAAAGTTAACAAAGACGGCGCAGTAATCACAAACGATCAAGGTCTAACTGTAGAAGGCAATACCCTAAAAGGTAAAGCACCAACAGTCGAATGGAAAGACGATAAACACGAAACTGAAGATGTAACAGTAACAATCACAGCAACCAAAGGTGAAGGTGAAAAAGCTGAAACAATTACAGAGACAGTAACAATTACAGTTCAAAGAGACACAGACGGTGACGGCATCCCAGACGTTGACGATGACGACGATGATAATGACGGCATCAAAGACGAAGATGATAAAAATCCAAAAGTAGCCGACAAACTAACATTAGAAGCAACACCAAAAACTCAAACTGTGATAGAAGGCCAAGACATCAAAGATATTACAGCAAAAGTTAACAAAGACGGCGCAGTAATCACAAACGATCAAGGTCTAACTGTAGAAGGCAATACCCTAAAAGGTAAAGCACCAACAGTCGAATGGAAAGACGATAAACACGAAACTGAAGATGTAACAGTAACAATCACAGCAACCAAAGGTGAAGGTGAAAAAGCTGAAACAATTACAGAGACAGTAACAATTACAGTTCAAAGAGACACAGACGGTGACGGCATCCCAGACGTTGACGATGACGACGATGATAATGACGGCATCAAAGACGAAGATGATAAAAATCCAAAAGTAGCCGACAAACTAACATTAGAAGCAACACCAAAAACTCAAACTGTGATAGAAGGCCAAGACATCAAAGATATTACAGCAAAAGTTAACAAAGACGGTGCAGTAATCACAAATGACCAAGGTCTAACTGTAGAAGGCAATACCCTAAAAGGTAAAGCACCAACAGTCGAATGGAAAGACGATAAACACGAAACTGAAGATGTAACAGTAACAATCACAGCAACCAAAGGTGAAGGTGAAAAAGCTGAAACAATTACAGAGACAGTAACAATTACAGTTCAAAGAGACACAGACGGTGACGGCATCCCAGACGTTGACGATGACGACGATGATAATGACGGCATCAAAGACGAAGATGATAAAAATCCAAAAGTAGCCGACAAACTAACATTAGAAGCAACACCAAAAACTCAAACTGTGATAGAAGGCCAAGACATCAAAGATATTACAGCAAAAGTTAACAAAGACGGTGCAGTAATCACAAACGATCAAGGTCTAACTGTAGAAGGCAATACCCTAAAAGGTAAAGCACCAACAGTCGAATGGAAAGACGATAAACACGAAACTGAAGATGTAACAGTAACAATCACAGCAACCAAAGGTGAAGGTGAAAAAGCTGAAACAATTACAGAGACAGTAACAATTACAGTTCAAAGAGACACAGACGGTGACGGCATCCCAGACGTTGACGATGACGACGATGATAATGACGGCATCAAAGACGAAGATGATAAAAATCCAAAAGTAGCCGACAAACTAACATTAGAAGCAACACCAAAAACTCAAACTGTGATAGAAGGCCAAGACATCAAAGATATTACAGCAAAAGTTAACAAAGACGGTGCAGTAATCACAAACGATCAAGGTCTAACTGTAGAAGGCAATACCCTAAAAGGTAAAGCACCAACAGTCGAATGGAAAGACGATAAACACGAAACTGAAGATGTAACAGTAACAATCACAGCAACCAAAGGTGAAGGTGAAAAAGCTGAAACAATTACAGAGACAGTAACAATTACAGTTCAAAGAGACACAGACGGTGACGGCATCCCAGACGTTGACGATGACGACGATGATAATGACGGCATCAAAGACGAAGATGATAAAAATCCAAAAGTAGCTGATTCTAAAACACCAGAAGTAGATCAACCAACTGAAGGTGACGACAAGATAACAGGTAAAGGTGAGCCAGGATCTAAGATAGTAGTTACAGATGATAAAGGTAACAAGATAGGTGAAACCGAAGTCAATGAAAAAGGCGAATGGGAAGTAGAAGTACCATCAGATAAGCCATTAAAAGAAAATGACAAAATAACTGTTGAACAAACTGAAAAAGATAAAAAACCAAGTACAACAGATACAACAGTAAAAGGCAAAGATCAATCAGAAGCACCAAAAGTCAACCAACCAACTGAAGGTGATGATAAGATTACCGGAACTGGAAAACCAGGCGCTAAGATAGTAGTTAAAGATAAAGATGGAAATATTATCGGCGAAACTACTGTAGGCGAAGATGGAAAATGGGAAGTAAAAGTACCAAAAGACAAGCCATTAAATGAAGGTGACAAGATAACTGTTGAACAAACTGAAAAAGGTAAAAAACCAAATACTGCAGAAACAACAGTGAAAGGCAAAGATCAATCAGAAGCACCAAAAGTTAACCAACCAACAGAAGGTGACGATAAGATTACCGGAACTGGAAAACCAGGATCTAAGATAGTAGTTACAGATGATAAAGGTAACAAGATAGGAGAAACCGAAGTCAATGAAAAAGGCGAATGGGAAGTAAAAGTACCAAAAGACAAGCCATTAAATGAAGGTGACAAGATAACTGTTGAACAAACTGAAAAAGGTAAAAAACCAAATACTGCAGAAACAACAGTGAAAGGCAAAGATCAATCAGAAGCACCAAAAGTTAACCAACCAACAGAAGGTGACGATAAGATTACCGGAACTGGAAAACCAGGATCTAAGATAGTAGTTACAGATGATAAAGGTAACAAGATAGGAGAAACCGAAGTCAATGAAAAAGGCGAATGGGAAGTAGAAGTACCATCAGATAAGCCATTAAATGAAGGTGACAAAATAACTGTTGAACAAACAGAAAAAGGCAAAAAACCAAGTACAACAGATACAACAGTAAAAGGTAAAGATCAATCAGAAGCACCAAAAGTCAACCAACCAACTGAAGGTGATGATAAGATTACCGGAACTGGAAAACCAGGATCTAAGATAGTAGTTACAGATGATAAAGGTAACAAGATAGGTGAAACCGAAGTCAATGAAAAAGGCGAATGGGAAGTAGAAGTACCATCAGATAAGCCATTAAAAGAAAATGACAAAATAACTGTTGAACAAACTGAAAAAGGTAAAAAACCAAATACTGCAGAAACAACAGTAAAAGGTAAAGATGACAACGGTTCTGAAACAACTCCAGGGGGAACAACAGATCCAACAAATCCAACAACACCTGGTGATGACAATAAACCTGAAGACGATCAAAAACCTGGTGATGATAATAAACCTGGCGATGATCAAAAACCTGGTGATGACAATAAACCATCAGACAAGACTATCGCTGATAAGGTAGACCCAACTATACCAGAAAAAACTGGAGTAAAAGATCCTAAGAACTTAACTGACAAAGAAAAAGAAGAAGTTAAGAAGAAGATTGAAGATGCTAACAAGGATAAATTCCCAGAAGGAACTAAGGTTGAAATTGGAAAAGATGGTACAGCTACTATCACTTATCCAGATGGATCAAAGGATACTATCAAAGGTAGTGATTTAGTTGAAAAGATTTCTGATGCACCAACTAGACCTTCTAGACAAGACAAACCATCTAAAAAGTTACCAAAAGCAGGTATTGAATCAGAAGCTATGATGATGGCTGCTGCAGCTCTATCTACTTTGGGTGGATTGTATGTTTCAAAGAAGAAGAAAGAAGATGAAGAATAA
- the faf gene encoding adhesion factor FAF has product MKLNKKLLTAALAGALIVTAVPAGTFAKEAEVNTNTNKYLTAEQAAAKVKKLSEEINDLSARRKSIVAQAYKIGETAEGTIEVLQRKEMAAKAEYESAKAAFEGAKKAWEAAKDNEEKARLAEIAAKDALAAKKGDYGKLLQAAKDARKAAEEAADRQYDTTIAGLQRKFETAQTVADEAKIEYNKAVKAYDTAVAEKQNEEQLTRLRKEKENKKAALDKANNALEAASNERADVSKSAKETRDKAYEVAANNYTAEKQRLDYIYKLNGNYGDKVAELTKLERARINATNAYEDAKAATKAAHEAYISARDNYDAKSKAYAEANQKTYKVTEELKSIEKQLKEKFVAIKEILNDQNKNINDLADKLNADMIKELEDFSKLSSSEQYAKIAELQKELAKLKKEYAKTSEGIQQVKKLVTYQFHVKDTEGKGVQGLTLRLANVDDTSKVYTATSDANGLIQFKSMVEGKYTVTVTKVPTGYDVYQDGKKIDSVKALFRAESEVKAENNAEEAKKDAKKEEKGNKRVDIPSVIDTTTENKEESSDKKEDEKVIDAGTIVVKEKDKKDNKDNKKPEKKETKKPATPAKPNKKKLPKAGAAAEAATIAAAAMATMGGAYLSLKKRK; this is encoded by the coding sequence ATGAAATTAAACAAAAAATTATTGACAGCAGCATTAGCTGGTGCATTAATCGTAACTGCAGTTCCAGCTGGAACATTCGCAAAAGAAGCTGAAGTTAATACTAATACAAACAAGTATTTAACAGCAGAACAAGCAGCTGCAAAAGTAAAAAAATTATCAGAAGAAATCAATGATTTATCAGCTAGAAGAAAATCAATAGTAGCACAAGCTTACAAGATTGGCGAAACAGCTGAAGGTACTATCGAAGTATTACAAAGAAAAGAAATGGCAGCAAAAGCTGAATATGAATCAGCAAAAGCAGCATTCGAAGGAGCTAAAAAAGCTTGGGAAGCAGCAAAAGATAACGAAGAAAAAGCTAGATTAGCTGAAATTGCAGCAAAAGATGCATTAGCAGCAAAAAAAGGCGACTATGGTAAATTATTACAAGCAGCTAAAGATGCTAGAAAAGCAGCAGAAGAAGCAGCTGATAGACAATACGATACAACTATTGCTGGATTACAAAGAAAATTTGAAACTGCTCAAACAGTAGCTGATGAAGCTAAGATTGAATATAATAAAGCAGTAAAAGCTTATGATACAGCTGTTGCTGAAAAACAAAACGAAGAACAATTAACTCGTTTGAGAAAAGAAAAAGAAAACAAAAAAGCTGCATTAGATAAAGCAAACAATGCATTAGAAGCAGCATCAAATGAAAGAGCAGATGTTTCAAAATCAGCTAAAGAAACAAGAGACAAAGCATACGAAGTAGCAGCAAACAACTACACTGCTGAAAAACAAAGATTAGATTACATCTACAAATTAAATGGTAACTATGGTGACAAAGTAGCAGAATTAACTAAACTTGAAAGAGCAAGAATCAACGCTACAAATGCATATGAAGATGCAAAAGCAGCTACAAAAGCAGCTCATGAAGCATATATCTCTGCAAGAGATAACTATGATGCAAAATCAAAAGCATATGCTGAAGCTAACCAAAAAACTTACAAAGTTACTGAAGAATTAAAATCTATCGAAAAACAATTAAAAGAAAAATTCGTTGCAATTAAAGAAATCTTAAATGATCAAAACAAAAACATCAACGATTTAGCTGACAAGTTAAACGCTGACATGATTAAAGAATTAGAAGATTTCTCTAAATTATCTTCAAGTGAACAATACGCAAAAATCGCTGAATTACAAAAAGAATTAGCTAAATTAAAGAAAGAATACGCTAAAACTAGCGAAGGAATCCAACAAGTTAAGAAATTAGTAACTTACCAATTCCACGTAAAAGATACTGAAGGTAAGGGAGTTCAAGGCTTAACATTAAGATTAGCTAACGTTGATGATACTTCAAAAGTATACACTGCAACTTCTGATGCAAACGGATTAATCCAATTCAAGAGCATGGTAGAAGGAAAATACACTGTAACAGTTACTAAAGTTCCTACAGGATACGATGTATACCAAGATGGTAAGAAAATCGACTCTGTAAAAGCTTTATTCAGAGCTGAATCAGAAGTAAAAGCTGAAAACAATGCTGAAGAAGCTAAAAAAGACGCTAAAAAAGAAGAAAAAGGCAACAAGAGAGTTGACATTCCTTCAGTTATAGACACAACTACTGAAAATAAAGAAGAATCTTCTGACAAAAAAGAAGACGAAAAAGTTATCGATGCTGGAACTATCGTAGTTAAAGAAAAAGACAAAAAAGACAACAAAGATAACAAAAAACCAGAAAAGAAAGAAACTAAGAAACCAGCTACACCAGCTAAACCTAACAAGAAAAAATTACCAAAAGCAGGTGCAGCAGCTGAAGCAGCTACAATAGCAGCAGCAGCTATGGCTACAATGGGTGGAGCTTATCTTTCACTTAAAAAACGTAAATAA
- a CDS encoding GNAT family N-acetyltransferase, with amino-acid sequence MQTHIKTFEQLTTKELFHIYRLRVDTFVVEQQCPYHEIDDIDLIADHIYLQQGKDILAYCRLYKQNDAYHIGRVIAATKRKGYGTQIMKTAIKFASNILHAQSINIEAQTYAKKFYEKLGFVTTSEPFDEDGIQHIKMKYAVK; translated from the coding sequence ATGCAAACACACATCAAAACATTCGAACAACTCACAACAAAAGAACTTTTTCACATCTACAGACTAAGAGTCGACACATTCGTAGTAGAACAACAATGCCCCTATCATGAAATAGACGACATCGACTTGATCGCAGACCACATCTACCTGCAACAAGGAAAAGATATCCTAGCCTATTGCAGACTATACAAACAAAATGATGCATACCACATCGGACGAGTAATCGCGGCCACCAAACGCAAAGGATATGGAACACAAATAATGAAAACAGCAATAAAATTTGCGAGCAATATTCTTCACGCACAATCAATAAACATCGAAGCACAAACCTACGCCAAGAAATTTTATGAAAAATTGGGATTCGTAACAACTTCCGAACCCTTCGACGAAGATGGAATACAACACATCAAAATGAAATACGCCGTAAAATAA
- a CDS encoding YwaF family protein, which produces MTEFFRYTEDAYTNINITLLRLSLVAVIFLAYKSKNKTKLLKPALILGLCGQILLFSWYVGNNTLFIKEGLPLFHCRISAIMMLVAYILHNDKLMRYFAWMGLIGAIIAFSFPDPSKYLWPHVTNLTYIINHLLLGYCGVTILSTRKSELKLKDSLMITSVMNAGIMTVNLIMHTNYGYLVHFPPTVPVRFTPAVTFLIMSLIITFTITLTDHTHNKIINKKQTQPQLTMQQ; this is translated from the coding sequence ATGACAGAATTTTTCAGATACACAGAAGACGCCTACACTAACATCAACATAACACTACTTAGACTATCATTAGTCGCAGTAATATTCTTGGCATACAAATCCAAAAATAAAACCAAACTACTCAAACCAGCATTAATATTAGGATTATGCGGACAAATACTGCTATTCTCATGGTATGTAGGAAATAATACACTTTTCATCAAAGAAGGATTGCCGCTATTTCATTGCAGAATATCCGCCATCATGATGCTGGTGGCATACATATTGCACAACGACAAACTCATGCGCTACTTCGCATGGATGGGACTCATCGGAGCCATCATCGCATTTTCATTCCCGGACCCATCCAAATACTTGTGGCCACACGTAACCAACCTCACATACATCATCAATCACCTACTACTAGGATATTGTGGCGTGACAATATTATCCACAAGAAAAAGCGAGCTCAAACTAAAAGATTCACTCATGATTACAAGCGTAATGAACGCAGGAATAATGACAGTCAACCTAATCATGCACACCAACTACGGCTACCTCGTACATTTTCCACCAACAGTACCCGTACGATTCACACCAGCCGTAACATTCTTGATAATGTCACTAATCATCACATTCACAATCACACTCACAGATCATACACACAACAAAATCATCAACAAAAAACAAACACAACCACAACTAACTATGCAACAATAA